GGACCTGAAAAGTAAAGCGCCTGAAGGAATTGTGGAAAGACCCATCTTATGGGGGTCTATGGCAATTGAAGTCACTCCCGGCACTTTGAAGTCAAAAGGCTGGGGCTTTTCCAGGAAAGGAATAACAAAACCTCCGAAAGCCGCATCAACGTGCAGGAAAAGCTCATTTTCAAGAGCTACTTCCGAGAGTTTATCGATCGGATCTATCTGGCCAAATTCAGTATTCCCTGCAATTCCTACGAGACCTATCGTGTTTTCATTTATGAGTTTTTCAACTGAAGCCATATCCACCCTGAACTCCGAATCAAGAGAAGCCCTTCTGACTTCTATGCCCATCATGTCGGCAACTTTATCAAAAGAAAAATGAGCCGATGCGGGAATTACAATGTTTGGAGTTCCCTTAAATTCTTTTTTTCCTGCTGTTACCAGGTTTTTCATTCCTCTTACAGCCTGAATGTTGGATTCCGTACCTCCTGTGGTCAGGTAACCGCAAACAGAGCTCTGACATAAACCGCCTGAAGGAACGTCAATTGAAGAGGCGTGAAGAAGGTTGCCAAGCATTCTGACAACCTCCTGCTCTAGTTTGTGGGCTCCGGCAAAAAGCCCCAGATCGCCCAGGTTAGCTTCAATAAAGAGCCTGTTAGCCTCGATTGCGATCTTATGAGGGCGGGTACACATTGAACTAAAAACCCGATAATAATCCGTATCTTCTGACTTTGCATTTTCCAGATAGGAAAATATCTCTCTTTCCGAAAGACCCTGCTCATTCATATAGGTAAAGTAAAACCAGTTTTATTTAAAAGACTTATGGAATCAAACTAGAAAAACTGACTCTAGAAAAACTGACTTCTTCGGGATCATAACAGACCAGAATAGCGTTAATTATCCATTTCTCGAAGATAAATTAGAATAAAGATTAGATAAAAAGAACTGTGATTGGAAGAAAATAGAAAAAGTGGAATAATTTGAAAAATCAAAAGCAAGAGAAAAAGCATTGCAATATAAAAAGAAGGAAAAAGAATAAAAGAAAAAAGAGCCAGAAGTTCTACTAAATTCATAAGAATCCTAAAATTTAAACACAGTTTATACGTATCATTAAGATAAATTTCAAGAACATTTTGATAATTAAAAAATACTAATTTTAAAATATCAAATTATATAGTAATCAGAATGTTTATTTTATTTGAGGGAGACCCCTTTGTTTCTACTGGAAAGAAGTTATGGTAGTTGGAGTAAAGGATTGGTGTTCAATAAAAAAAATAAAAATATAAAACAAATATTATTTAAGTCAAAATCTAAAATTACTTATATTTTTATCAATATTTCTAGAAATTTC
This window of the Methanosarcina mazei S-6 genome carries:
- the mfnA gene encoding tyrosine decarboxylase MfnA, coding for MNEQGLSEREIFSYLENAKSEDTDYYRVFSSMCTRPHKIAIEANRLFIEANLGDLGLFAGAHKLEQEVVRMLGNLLHASSIDVPSGGLCQSSVCGYLTTGGTESNIQAVRGMKNLVTAGKKEFKGTPNIVIPASAHFSFDKVADMMGIEVRRASLDSEFRVDMASVEKLINENTIGLVGIAGNTEFGQIDPIDKLSEVALENELFLHVDAAFGGFVIPFLEKPQPFDFKVPGVTSIAIDPHKMGLSTIPSGALLFRSPSFLDSLKVSTPYLTTKSQFTLTGTRSGASAAATCAVMKYLGYEGYRKNVQYCMELTSKIVEEARKLGFEPLIEPVMNVVALKVPNPDLVRERLLKKFGWNVSITRTPRALRLVLMPHNSPEDIELFLEDLKKVTAEIKSP